A DNA window from Impatiens glandulifera chromosome 7, dImpGla2.1, whole genome shotgun sequence contains the following coding sequences:
- the LOC124944485 gene encoding 14-3-3-like protein, which produces MAAVASSSARDEYVYKAKLAEQAERYEEMVEFMEKVSASVESDELTIEERNLLSVAYKNVIGARRASWRIISSIEQKEESRGNEDHVSIIRDYRSKIESELSSICEGILKLLDSRLIPSASVGDSKVFYLKMKGDYHRYLAEFKTGAERKEAAENTLNAYKAAQDIANAELPPTHPIRLGLALNFSVFYYEILNSPDRACGLAKQAFDEAIAELDTLGEESYKDSTLIMQLLRDNLTLWTSDMQDDGADEIKEASKNDEQ; this is translated from the exons ATGGCGGCAGTAGCATCATCATCGGCGCGTGACGAGTACGTTTACAAGGCGAAGTTGGCTGAGCAGGCGGAGCGATACGAGGAGATGGTAGAGTTCATGGAGAAGGTTTCAGCTTCTGTTGAATCCGATGAACTTACAATCGAGGAGAGGAATCTTCTCTCTGTCGCTTACAAGAACGTGATTGGAGCGAGAAGAGCTTCCTGGCGTATTATCTCCTCCATCGAGCAGAAGGAGGAGAGTCGCGGGAATGAAGATCATGTTTCAATTATCAGAGATTACAGATCGAAGATCGAATCTGAACTTTCTTCCATCTGTGAAGGTATTCTCAAGCTTCTTGATTCCAGGCTTATTCCATCGGCTTCAGTTGGAGATTCCAAAGTGTTTTATCTGAAGATGAAGGGAGATTATCATCGTTATCTTGCTGAATTCAAGACCGGAGCTGAGAGAAAGGAGGCAGCTGAGAACACTCTCAACGCCTATAAAGCGGCTCAG GATATTGCTAATGCTGAGCTCCCACCAACACATCCTATTCGTCTAGGGCTTGCTCTGAACTTTTCTGTGTTCTATTATGAAATCTTAAACTCACCCGATCGTGCATGTGGTCTTGCAAAGCAA GCTTTCGATGAAGCAATTGCTGAATTGGACACACTAGGAGAAGAGTCTTACAAAGACAGCACTTTGATTATGCAACTCCTTAGGGATAACCTTACCTTGTGGACCTCAGATATGCAG GATGATGGGGCTGATGAGATTAAAGAAGCTTCCAAGAATGATGAACAGTGA